Proteins encoded by one window of Candidatus Aramenus sp. CH1:
- a CDS encoding CTP-dependent riboflavin kinase, producing MCASNKNGGVTQETLARELSMSQQTVSRKLKELEEKGLIRRTITPVGEIISLSEKGQEVLSQCLELLKNAITSAHAIKIIGKVTSGLGEGRIFLSLPYYKESFEKFLGFTPYPGTLNLVIYDRVSLENRLILDTERHILIPEFKSENRILGAVKAFPASINGLRPAAIVFPLRSTHPKSIIEIISPYHLREKLNLKDGDDVEIEAYV from the coding sequence GTGTGTGCCTCCAATAAAAACGGAGGAGTCACTCAAGAGACTCTAGCTAGAGAATTATCAATGTCCCAGCAAACTGTGTCAAGGAAGTTAAAGGAATTGGAGGAGAAAGGGCTCATAAGGAGGACGATTACCCCAGTGGGGGAAATCATTTCCCTTTCAGAGAAAGGTCAAGAAGTCCTCTCCCAATGCCTAGAGCTACTGAAAAACGCCATTACCTCCGCTCACGCAATTAAGATAATCGGAAAAGTGACGTCAGGACTAGGTGAGGGTAGAATATTCCTTTCGCTACCTTACTACAAGGAGTCCTTCGAGAAGTTCTTGGGATTTACGCCGTATCCAGGTACCCTTAACTTAGTCATTTATGATAGAGTATCCTTAGAGAACAGACTCATCTTGGACACAGAAAGGCATATACTGATCCCAGAGTTCAAGAGCGAGAACAGGATTCTTGGAGCAGTAAAAGCTTTCCCTGCTTCAATAAACGGACTGAGGCCTGCTGCAATAGTGTTCCCTCTAAGGAGCACACATCCAAAAAGCATTATCGAGATTATATCACCTTACCACTTGAGGGAAAAACTGAACTTAAAGGACGGAGACGACGTAGAGATTGAGGCTTACGTTTAA
- the gatA gene encoding Asp-tRNA(Asn)/Glu-tRNA(Gln) amidotransferase subunit GatA, which produces MISQVVKDLKEGRLDPEEYVERYYDRISKFEKKINSFITLRSKEEVVRDVKESIKRGGRLAGVLIGIKDAISTKGIRTTCASKMLEDYVPPFDATVVEKLKREGTVILGKTNMDEFAMGSTTETSYFGPTRNPWDLERTPGGSSGGSGAALAAGFVDLALGTDTGGSIRAPAAFTATFGLKPSYGTVSRYGLVAYANSLEQIGPMSKNAEDLGLLYSVIAGDDPRDATTIPYEVKEVPSEISVNGLKVGVLKDILEASEEPVKEIINRVVDKLSSEGAVVEETKLGYAEYALPAYYIIAMSEASSNLARYDGVRYGYSKYGDGNWKETFSKNRGEGFGLEVRRRIMLGSFILSAGYYDQYYVKALKVRRLIKNSLDQLFAKFDVLVSPTMPILPPKLGEMVDDPVKMYAMDINTVIANLAAIPALSMPAGFYNNLPVGLQLMGRYLSDTFLIGVSMFVEKLTKIYDATAPLQ; this is translated from the coding sequence ATGATCTCCCAAGTAGTAAAGGACCTAAAAGAAGGGAGACTGGACCCCGAGGAGTACGTAGAGAGATACTACGATAGGATATCTAAGTTCGAAAAGAAGATCAACTCCTTCATAACGCTGAGGAGCAAGGAAGAGGTAGTAAGAGACGTGAAGGAGTCGATAAAAAGGGGAGGAAGGCTTGCCGGAGTCCTAATAGGAATAAAGGACGCCATTTCGACTAAGGGCATAAGGACCACTTGTGCCTCGAAGATGTTGGAGGACTACGTTCCACCCTTCGACGCTACGGTGGTAGAGAAGCTCAAGAGAGAAGGGACAGTGATATTGGGCAAGACCAACATGGACGAGTTCGCCATGGGCTCTACCACGGAAACCAGCTATTTTGGCCCCACGAGGAACCCGTGGGATCTCGAGAGAACTCCAGGAGGTTCTTCTGGGGGGAGCGGAGCGGCACTTGCTGCGGGTTTCGTGGACTTGGCACTTGGGACAGACACAGGAGGATCCATAAGGGCCCCTGCTGCCTTCACCGCGACGTTTGGGCTCAAGCCATCCTACGGTACTGTAAGCAGGTATGGGTTAGTGGCTTACGCGAACAGCCTTGAGCAGATAGGTCCCATGTCTAAAAACGCCGAGGACCTAGGTCTGCTATACAGCGTTATAGCTGGAGACGATCCAAGGGACGCTACTACGATACCTTACGAGGTCAAGGAGGTTCCCTCTGAGATCTCGGTTAACGGGTTAAAGGTGGGAGTACTTAAGGACATCCTAGAGGCTTCAGAGGAGCCGGTTAAGGAGATTATTAACAGGGTAGTAGACAAGCTGTCCTCGGAGGGAGCGGTGGTAGAGGAGACTAAGCTGGGCTACGCTGAGTACGCTTTGCCTGCGTATTATATCATTGCCATGTCCGAGGCTAGCTCAAACCTAGCAAGATACGACGGAGTAAGATACGGCTACAGCAAATACGGTGATGGGAACTGGAAGGAGACCTTTAGCAAAAACAGGGGAGAAGGGTTCGGTTTGGAGGTAAGGAGGAGGATAATGCTGGGTTCGTTTATCCTAAGTGCCGGGTACTATGACCAATACTACGTTAAGGCGCTTAAGGTTAGAAGACTAATAAAGAACAGCCTAGACCAGTTGTTTGCCAAGTTTGACGTCCTAGTATCTCCTACCATGCCCATATTGCCTCCAAAACTGGGCGAAATGGTAGATGACCCAGTGAAGATGTACGCTATGGACATAAACACAGTTATAGCCAATCTAGCTGCGATCCCAGCCCTTTCCATGCCTGCTGGCTTCTACAACAACCTGCCAGTAGGTTTACAGTTAATGGGCAGGTATCTTTCCGATACCTTCCTAATTGGTGTCAGCATGTTTGTGGAAAAGCTGACTAAGATCTACGACGCTACGGCGCCCCTACAATAG
- the twy1 gene encoding 4-demethylwyosine synthase TYW1, protein METPKFRIDTLSRIIDEMEKEKYHVIGSHSAYKKCYWTHKALTSHRYCYKGKFYGIESHKCVQMTPVAAWCWFRCIHCWRLEPEDIGLEWDETKMPVSDDPEYIAERSIEEHVKAVSGYYGREGVDKELVKAASRPAHVAISLTGEPTLYERLGELIREYHKRGMTTFLVTSGVRPDILASLEEEPTQLFVSLQAPNERKHKLINRPIVANSWNLVMETLRMLPSFSSPTVIRMTMIKGFNMSEDDAREFAKLMEISMPTYIEVKAYMHVGPSTYRLSKDAMPRHREIREFAELLAKYTGYKILSEHVPSRIVLLSKLDRPIQIGNAWTQKWDWRAKDKEDDIHGEYEEAELGCTEGT, encoded by the coding sequence ATGGAGACTCCTAAGTTTAGAATAGACACCTTAAGTAGGATAATTGACGAGATGGAGAAAGAAAAGTATCATGTTATAGGTAGCCACAGCGCCTATAAGAAGTGCTACTGGACCCACAAGGCTTTGACCTCCCACAGGTATTGTTATAAGGGGAAGTTCTACGGGATCGAGAGCCACAAGTGCGTCCAGATGACCCCTGTGGCTGCGTGGTGCTGGTTTAGGTGTATTCACTGCTGGAGACTGGAACCAGAGGACATAGGGCTAGAATGGGACGAGACAAAGATGCCGGTCTCAGACGACCCGGAGTACATAGCAGAGAGGAGCATAGAGGAACACGTAAAGGCAGTTTCTGGTTACTACGGAAGGGAAGGCGTAGATAAGGAACTGGTTAAGGCAGCTTCGAGGCCCGCTCACGTCGCCATAAGCTTAACGGGTGAGCCAACCCTCTACGAGAGGCTAGGGGAGCTGATAAGGGAGTACCACAAGAGGGGCATGACAACTTTTCTTGTAACCAGTGGAGTAAGACCGGACATACTTGCCAGCCTAGAAGAGGAACCAACTCAACTTTTCGTGTCCCTTCAAGCTCCGAACGAAAGGAAGCATAAACTTATAAATAGACCAATTGTTGCAAACTCGTGGAACCTAGTAATGGAGACCTTGAGGATGTTGCCCAGCTTCAGTTCTCCCACAGTAATTAGGATGACAATGATAAAGGGTTTCAACATGAGCGAGGACGACGCTAGGGAGTTTGCGAAACTTATGGAGATCTCTATGCCCACTTACATCGAAGTGAAGGCGTACATGCACGTAGGCCCCTCCACCTATAGGCTCAGCAAGGACGCCATGCCCAGACACAGGGAAATAAGGGAGTTTGCCGAGCTACTAGCTAAGTACACGGGGTATAAAATACTGTCCGAGCACGTCCCAAGCAGAATAGTGTTGCTGAGTAAGCTGGATAGACCAATACAGATAGGCAACGCGTGGACCCAGAAATGGGACTGGAGGGCTAAGGACAAGGAAGACGACATCCACGGCGAGTACGAGGAAGCCGAGCTTGGCTGTACTGAGGGAACTTAA
- the gatC gene encoding Asp-tRNA(Asn) amidotransferase subunit GatC: protein MSDLVDKLQRLSLIDLKEEEKERIGRDVQKILQFFNKINELDLSNIEPLFHPISQGKLRKDVTQSPLTQGEALSNVKRKENGFIIGPSTYGD, encoded by the coding sequence ATGAGCGACCTAGTCGACAAGTTGCAGAGGCTGTCCCTAATCGACTTAAAGGAAGAGGAGAAGGAGAGAATCGGGAGGGACGTCCAGAAGATCTTACAATTCTTTAACAAGATTAACGAACTTGACTTGTCAAACATTGAACCCTTGTTCCACCCCATTTCGCAGGGCAAATTGAGGAAGGACGTTACACAAAGCCCTCTAACGCAAGGCGAAGCCTTGTCAAACGTTAAGCGAAAGGAAAACGGGTTCATAATAGGACCTAGCACCTACGGTGATTAG
- a CDS encoding DEAD/DEAH box helicase translates to MFSKTFYLRRWLDEETFSKLLTFSRFLGRDSNGSQFALDIERARRNRVKLSEIKSTLEELGVELTEDEVSYLAKALPEYDVEFQLVNGKLYVIPRVYVMDIIKHAGLHLTYDRQRKVFETYPYFYPQLKKIFIENGLKVKELTLGFKEFEFELNVNLRDYQQEAINKWKENDFKGVIALPTGAGKTVVGIKAIEEVKRPTLIVTFTREQMLQWRDTVIKFSAKRPELGLFYSAEKTIKPITISTYQTAFRHVAELSDKFELVVIDEVHHLPADKFKEIALGLIAEKRLGLSATPYRDDGRHLELFKLMGGVVYYKSVDDLIGKGYLSPYEIVQIKVYLTQEERKKYSELLKKFNALAKGRKVSELVKGAQDGDEEAIEALKLHNEIKKIVGFAQNKMAKIREILEKEKGKVLVFTQYVEQAEEVAKAFNGLLITGKMSKTEREKVLKAFKSMKSGILVLTTVGDEGLDIPDANVGIIVTGTGSRRQFIQRLGRLLRPYEGKKALLYEILVRGTPEEYQAKRRKEQDLTDILLQMSSEYPDDKK, encoded by the coding sequence ATGTTCTCGAAGACTTTTTACTTGAGGCGCTGGCTGGACGAGGAGACGTTCTCTAAGCTACTCACGTTTTCCAGGTTCTTGGGCAGGGACTCCAACGGCTCCCAGTTCGCCTTGGATATAGAGAGGGCAAGGAGGAACAGGGTTAAGCTATCAGAGATCAAGAGTACCCTAGAAGAGCTAGGCGTGGAACTTACAGAGGACGAAGTAAGTTACTTGGCTAAGGCTCTACCAGAGTACGACGTTGAATTTCAACTCGTTAACGGCAAACTATACGTGATACCTAGGGTCTACGTGATGGACATCATTAAACACGCTGGGCTACATTTGACCTACGATAGGCAGAGGAAGGTATTCGAGACGTATCCCTATTTTTATCCCCAGCTAAAGAAGATCTTTATCGAGAACGGACTAAAGGTGAAGGAGCTGACTCTAGGATTCAAGGAGTTCGAGTTCGAGCTAAACGTTAATCTGAGGGACTATCAGCAAGAGGCTATTAATAAGTGGAAGGAGAACGACTTCAAGGGTGTTATAGCATTACCGACTGGGGCTGGAAAGACGGTAGTTGGAATTAAGGCAATAGAAGAGGTAAAGAGGCCTACTTTGATCGTCACCTTTACTAGGGAACAAATGTTGCAGTGGAGGGACACGGTGATTAAGTTTTCGGCCAAAAGGCCAGAGTTAGGCTTATTTTACAGTGCAGAGAAGACCATTAAGCCAATAACTATTTCGACGTACCAGACAGCCTTTAGGCACGTCGCCGAGCTTTCGGACAAGTTTGAGCTAGTGGTGATAGACGAGGTACACCACCTTCCAGCTGATAAGTTCAAGGAGATCGCGTTAGGCCTTATAGCTGAAAAGAGGTTGGGGCTTTCCGCAACTCCCTATAGGGATGACGGTAGACACTTGGAGCTCTTTAAGCTCATGGGCGGAGTTGTCTACTATAAGTCTGTGGACGACCTAATAGGCAAGGGGTATCTCTCTCCTTACGAGATCGTGCAAATAAAGGTGTATTTAACGCAAGAGGAGAGGAAGAAGTACTCCGAGCTCCTCAAAAAGTTCAACGCCTTAGCAAAGGGGAGAAAGGTCTCGGAGCTCGTTAAGGGGGCCCAAGATGGAGACGAGGAAGCAATTGAAGCGCTGAAGCTCCACAACGAGATTAAGAAGATAGTCGGATTTGCACAAAACAAGATGGCCAAAATAAGGGAAATCTTGGAAAAAGAGAAAGGCAAGGTCTTGGTCTTCACCCAGTATGTAGAACAAGCCGAGGAAGTAGCTAAGGCGTTTAACGGACTCCTCATAACGGGGAAGATGTCAAAAACGGAGAGGGAAAAGGTACTAAAGGCCTTTAAGTCCATGAAGAGCGGCATCCTAGTGCTCACCACTGTAGGAGACGAGGGTTTGGACATACCCGACGCCAACGTCGGTATCATCGTTACCGGCACAGGATCCAGGAGGCAGTTTATTCAGAGGCTTGGCAGGCTCTTGAGGCCTTACGAGGGGAAGAAGGCGCTACTTTACGAGATCCTTGTAAGAGGTACTCCAGAGGAGTATCAAGCTAAGAGAAGAAAGGAGCAGGACCTAACTGACATTCTGCTTCAAATGTCCTCAGAGTACCCTGACGACAAAAAGTAG
- a CDS encoding divalent-cation tolerance protein CutA produces MSAVIVLSTVPEMGTGKKIAKALVDERLAACVNLIPYVKSFYVWEGKTVEDDEGLLIIKTDKESLEKVIKRVKELHPYTIPEVISIDISWGLPEYLNWIVESVRK; encoded by the coding sequence ATGTCTGCTGTCATCGTTTTGAGCACGGTACCGGAAATGGGGACTGGGAAAAAGATAGCTAAGGCATTAGTAGACGAAAGGCTCGCTGCCTGCGTTAACTTGATCCCTTATGTGAAGTCGTTTTACGTATGGGAGGGAAAGACTGTCGAAGACGACGAAGGGCTCCTAATAATTAAAACCGACAAGGAGTCGCTGGAGAAGGTGATTAAGAGGGTCAAGGAGCTCCACCCTTACACCATCCCAGAGGTCATATCAATAGATATATCTTGGGGTCTACCGGAATACTTAAATTGGATAGTTGAGAGCGTGAGAAAATGA
- the albA gene encoding DNA-binding protein Alba produces MSSTAPTPSNVVLVGKKPVMNYVLAALTLLNQGVPEIVIKARGRAISKAVDTVEIVRNRFLPDKIEIKAIGIGSQVVTSQDGRQSRVSTIEISIRKKA; encoded by the coding sequence ATGAGCTCGACCGCACCAACTCCAAGCAACGTAGTACTAGTAGGTAAGAAGCCAGTAATGAACTACGTCCTAGCAGCTCTGACTCTGCTAAACCAGGGTGTGCCAGAAATAGTGATAAAGGCTAGAGGAAGGGCAATAAGCAAGGCAGTAGATACTGTGGAGATAGTCAGGAACAGGTTCCTTCCGGACAAGATAGAGATAAAGGCCATTGGCATAGGCAGCCAAGTTGTAACTAGCCAGGACGGAAGGCAGTCCAGAGTATCCACTATAGAGATATCCATCAGGAAAAAGGCTTAA
- a CDS encoding transposase produces the protein MDEYGIIAFLVVEHNTSRLCAYHNVKVDRNPSGVVNCPFGR, from the coding sequence GTGGATGAGTACGGCATAATCGCGTTTCTAGTTGTTGAGCATAACACTTCGCGGCTCTGCGCTTACCATAACGTTAAGGTTGACAGAAATCCCAGTGGTGTCGTTAACTGTCCTTTTGGTCGTTAA
- a CDS encoding transposase translates to MKGSLVIHGERDSVQKPKSEKVASIDLGVNALATVVVENLLFSFTVVQQ, encoded by the coding sequence ATGAAGGGCTCTCTCGTTATTCACGGCGAAAGAGATTCAGTTCAAAAGCCTAAAAGTGAAAAGGTTGCGTCAATTGACCTTGGCGTAAACGCGTTGGCTACTGTCGTGGTTGAGAACTTACTGTTCTCTTTTACCGTGGTTCAGCAGTGA